The following coding sequences lie in one Flavobacterium sp. 20NA77.7 genomic window:
- the purL gene encoding phosphoribosylformylglycinamidine synthase yields MIHFFGNQSNTIFAIQTQTNLSTEDCSKLNWLFGNAHKIEKSVLADFFVGPRAAMITPWSTNAVEITQNMGISGIIRIEEFEKVSIDFNDFDPMLFQKYTELHQDIFTINIQPETILEIDDIASYNKAEGLALSDEEVDYLNNLSTKLGRKLTDSEIFAFSQANSEHCRHKIFNGTFIIDGEEQPTSLFKLIKKTSETHPNEIVSAYKDNVAFVKGPKVTQFAPKSADKPDFYEEKEFDSVLSLKAETHNFPTTVEPFNGAATGSGGEIRDRLAGGQGSLPLAGTAVYMTSYSRLAENRPWEKAMNEREWLYQTPMDILIKASNGASDFGNKFGQPLITGSILTFEHEETSSASVSKSSTSAVDGRKLGYDKVIMQAGGIGYGKLDQAKKKNPTAGDKIVILGGENYRIGMGGAAVSSADTGAFGSGIELNAIQRSNPEMQKRAANAIRGLVESDNNPIVSIHDHGAGGHLNCLSELVEETGGLIDLDKLPVGDPTLSAKEIIGNESQERMGLVIGQKDIETLQRIADRERSPMYEVGDVTNDHRFTFQSKSTGLKPMDYALEDFFGSSPKTIMTDTTIDRNYSNSEYKASEIPTYLNQVLRLEAVACKDWLTNKVDRCVGGKVAKQQCAGPLQLPLNNVGVMALDYKGKEGIATSIGHAPISALIDPVAGSRNAIAESLSNLVWAPLKDGLASVSLSANWMWACKNEGEDARLYQAVKGCSDFAIELGINIPTGKDSLSMKQKYPNDEVIAPGTVIISAAGNCSNITKVVEPILQRNGGAIYYINLSQDTFKLGGSSFYQTQNKIGTETPTIKDAAFFKKAFNTLQELIKDRKIKAGHDIGSGGLITTLLEMSFAEVGLGATYDLTVLGENDAIKTLFNENIGVVFQADAEVEATFKANGITIHKIGTVTEGDLVSITNFNDLFNFSITETRRTWFETSYLLDQKQTKNGKANERFENFDKQALQFTFPSQFDGKLPVIPAGARPKAAIIREKGSNSEREMANAMFLAGFDVKDVHMTDLISGRETLEDIQFIGAVGGFSNSDVLGSAKGWAGAFLYNEKANTALKNFFKREDTLSVGICNGCQLMMELELINPEHEVHGKMKHNDSNKHESGFTSVKIQKNNSVMLSTLEGAILGVWISHGEGKFNLPMPENQYNIVAKYRYEGYPANPNGSDYNTAMLCDTTGRHLVMMPHIERSTFPWNWANYPDRGQKDEVSPWLEAFVNARKWIENKN; encoded by the coding sequence ATGATTCATTTCTTCGGAAACCAATCCAACACTATTTTTGCGATACAAACGCAAACTAATTTATCGACAGAAGATTGCTCTAAATTAAATTGGCTTTTTGGCAACGCACATAAAATAGAAAAATCCGTACTTGCGGATTTTTTTGTTGGACCTCGTGCCGCAATGATTACACCTTGGAGTACTAATGCTGTTGAAATTACTCAAAATATGGGTATTTCAGGAATTATCAGAATTGAAGAATTCGAAAAAGTATCGATTGATTTCAATGATTTTGATCCAATGTTGTTTCAAAAGTATACAGAATTACATCAAGATATTTTCACAATTAATATTCAACCTGAAACTATTTTAGAAATTGACGATATCGCATCGTACAACAAAGCAGAAGGTTTAGCATTGAGCGATGAAGAAGTTGATTATTTAAACAATCTTTCTACTAAATTAGGAAGAAAATTAACCGATTCTGAAATTTTTGCCTTTTCACAAGCCAATTCAGAACACTGCCGTCATAAAATTTTCAACGGAACATTTATTATTGATGGTGAAGAACAACCGACATCTTTATTCAAATTAATCAAAAAAACATCTGAAACACATCCAAACGAAATTGTTTCAGCCTATAAAGATAATGTGGCTTTTGTTAAAGGTCCGAAAGTAACACAGTTTGCACCAAAAAGTGCTGACAAACCCGATTTTTACGAAGAAAAAGAATTTGATTCGGTACTTTCGTTAAAAGCAGAAACACATAATTTCCCAACAACTGTTGAGCCTTTTAACGGAGCCGCAACGGGTTCGGGAGGAGAAATTCGTGACCGTTTAGCTGGCGGACAAGGGTCGTTGCCTTTAGCAGGTACAGCAGTGTATATGACATCTTATTCTCGTTTAGCTGAAAATCGCCCTTGGGAAAAAGCTATGAATGAAAGAGAATGGCTCTACCAAACACCAATGGATATTTTAATTAAAGCCTCAAACGGTGCATCCGATTTTGGAAATAAATTTGGACAACCTTTAATTACTGGTTCTATTTTAACTTTTGAACACGAAGAAACTTCGAGTGCCTCAGTTTCCAAATCGAGTACTTCAGCTGTAGATGGTAGAAAATTAGGTTACGATAAAGTAATCATGCAAGCAGGTGGAATTGGGTATGGAAAATTAGACCAAGCGAAAAAAAAGAATCCAACTGCAGGTGATAAAATTGTCATTCTGGGTGGTGAAAATTATAGAATTGGAATGGGTGGAGCTGCAGTATCTTCAGCCGATACAGGTGCTTTTGGTTCAGGAATTGAACTAAATGCCATCCAACGTTCCAATCCAGAAATGCAAAAACGTGCCGCCAATGCCATTCGTGGATTGGTGGAAAGTGATAACAACCCAATAGTTTCTATTCACGACCACGGTGCGGGTGGACATTTAAATTGTTTATCGGAATTGGTAGAAGAAACAGGAGGTTTAATTGATTTAGATAAATTGCCTGTAGGCGATCCTACCCTTTCTGCAAAAGAAATTATCGGAAACGAATCGCAAGAAAGAATGGGATTGGTTATTGGACAAAAAGACATTGAAACGTTACAACGCATTGCGGATAGAGAACGCTCTCCAATGTATGAAGTGGGAGATGTAACCAACGACCATCGTTTTACATTTCAATCCAAATCAACGGGATTAAAACCAATGGATTATGCCTTGGAAGACTTCTTTGGAAGTTCGCCAAAAACCATAATGACAGATACTACTATAGATAGAAATTACAGCAATTCGGAATATAAAGCAAGTGAAATTCCAACTTATTTAAATCAAGTTTTACGATTAGAAGCAGTAGCTTGTAAAGATTGGTTAACCAATAAAGTAGACCGTTGTGTAGGTGGAAAAGTTGCCAAACAACAATGTGCAGGTCCGTTACAATTGCCTTTAAATAATGTGGGTGTAATGGCTTTAGATTATAAAGGAAAAGAAGGAATTGCTACTTCTATTGGGCACGCTCCTATTTCGGCTTTAATTGATCCGGTAGCAGGAAGTAGAAATGCCATTGCAGAATCGCTTTCAAATTTAGTTTGGGCACCATTAAAAGACGGTTTAGCTTCGGTTTCTTTATCGGCAAACTGGATGTGGGCGTGTAAAAACGAAGGTGAAGATGCCCGTTTGTATCAAGCAGTAAAAGGATGTTCGGATTTTGCTATTGAATTGGGAATCAATATTCCAACAGGAAAAGATTCCTTGTCGATGAAACAAAAATATCCAAATGACGAAGTAATTGCACCAGGAACGGTTATTATTTCGGCAGCTGGAAATTGTTCGAATATTACTAAAGTAGTGGAACCTATTTTACAACGAAATGGCGGAGCAATTTACTACATCAATTTATCACAAGATACTTTTAAATTAGGAGGTTCTTCTTTTTATCAAACGCAAAATAAAATTGGTACTGAAACACCAACTATAAAAGATGCTGCGTTTTTCAAAAAAGCATTCAACACCTTACAAGAGTTAATTAAAGACAGAAAAATAAAAGCCGGACACGATATTGGTAGTGGTGGTTTGATTACGACTTTATTAGAAATGTCATTTGCAGAAGTAGGTTTAGGAGCAACGTATGATTTAACTGTATTAGGTGAAAACGATGCTATTAAAACCTTGTTCAATGAAAATATTGGAGTGGTTTTTCAAGCTGATGCCGAAGTTGAAGCTACATTTAAAGCTAACGGTATAACGATACATAAAATTGGAACCGTGACCGAAGGTGATTTAGTTTCTATTACTAATTTTAATGATTTGTTTAACTTCTCGATAACTGAAACCAGAAGAACTTGGTTTGAAACATCTTATTTATTAGATCAAAAACAAACTAAAAACGGAAAAGCCAACGAACGTTTTGAGAATTTTGATAAACAAGCATTACAATTTACATTTCCATCTCAATTTGATGGTAAATTACCTGTAATTCCTGCTGGTGCAAGACCAAAAGCTGCCATTATTCGTGAAAAAGGAAGTAATTCTGAACGAGAAATGGCAAATGCGATGTTCTTAGCAGGATTTGATGTAAAAGACGTTCACATGACCGATTTAATTTCGGGACGTGAAACTTTAGAAGACATTCAATTTATTGGTGCTGTGGGTGGTTTTTCTAATTCAGATGTGTTGGGTTCTGCTAAAGGTTGGGCAGGTGCCTTTTTATACAATGAAAAAGCAAACACCGCTTTAAAGAACTTCTTTAAAAGAGAGGATACACTTTCTGTAGGAATTTGTAACGGATGCCAATTAATGATGGAATTAGAACTGATTAATCCTGAACACGAAGTGCACGGAAAAATGAAACACAACGATTCTAACAAACACGAAAGTGGCTTTACTTCGGTTAAAATTCAGAAAAACAACTCGGTAATGCTTTCTACATTAGAAGGTGCTATTTTAGGAGTTTGGATTTCGCACGGTGAAGGAAAATTCAATTTGCCAATGCCAGAAAATCAATATAATATTGTTGCAAAATATAGGTATGAAGGCTATCCTGCCAATCCAAATGGTTCGGATTATAATACTGCGATGCTATGCGACACAACGGGTCGTCATTTAGTGATGATGCCACATATTGAGCGTTCTACTTTCCCTTGGAATTGGGCAAATTACCCAGATAGAGGTCAAAAAGATGAAGTTTCACCGTGGTTGGAAGCCTTTGTGAATGCCAGAAAATGGATTGAAAACAAAAACTAA